In Apis cerana isolate GH-2021 linkage group LG5, AcerK_1.0, whole genome shotgun sequence, a single genomic region encodes these proteins:
- the LOC107996530 gene encoding nucleoporin SEH1 isoform X2, with the protein MFEAHSINAEHKDLIHDIAYDFYGQRMATCSSDQFVKVWDEDEHGNWHLTASWKAHSGSVFKVTWAHPEFGQVLATCSFDRTAAVWEEIVGEGSGPGERGMRHWVRRTNLVDSRKTVTDVKFAPKTLGLLLATCSEDGVIRIYEAPDVMNLSQWTLQHDISCKLQCSCLSWNPSLSRLHPPMIAVGSDDPNPSSEGKVFIYEYSESSRRWTKTQTLSIVDPVHDIAFAPNLGRSFHTLAIASNDVQIITLKPTLDSAQSGSSRFEINIAAQFSDHNPTVWRVCWNIMGTILASSGDDGCVRLWKDNYINNWKCVAVLKGDGTSAQSAETSIAATPPNHSTGIQQTSSTTRYYKLGSISHPNQVPWH; encoded by the exons atgttTGAAGCACATAGTATTAATGCTGAACATAAAGATTTGATTCATGATATTGCTTATGACTTTTATGGACAAAGAATGGCAACATGTTCTAGTGATCAATTTGTAAAA gTCTGGGATGAAGATGAACATGGAAATTGGCATTTAACTGCATCTTGGAAAGCACACAGTGGATCTGTATTTAAAGTAACATGGGCACATCCAGAATTTGGTCAAGTTTTAGCAACATGTTCTTTTGATAGGACAGCCGCTGTATGGGAAGAGAtag ttggAGAAGGATCAGGACCAGGAGAACGTGGTATGAGACATTGGGTTCGAAGAACAAATCTAGTAGATTCTAGAAAGACTGTTACAGATGTAAAATTTGCACCTAAAACTTTAGGACTTTTGTTAGCTACTTGTAGTGAAGATGGAGtaattagaatatatgaaGCTCCTGATGTTATGAATTTAAGTCAATGGACTCTACAACATGACATTAGTTGTAAACTTCAATGTAGCTGTTTATCATGGAATCCATCTCTTTCAAg attacaTCCTCCAATGATAGCAGTTGGAAGTGATGATCCAAATCCATCATCTGAaggaaaagtttttatatacgaatattctGAAAGTAGTAGAAGATGGACAAAAACACAAACATTATCCATTGTTGACCCTGTTCATGATATTGCATTTGCTCCAAATTTGGGTAGAAGCTTTCACACATTGGCTATTGCATCAAATGATGtacaaataattacattaaaaccTACAtt GGATAGTGCACAAAGTGGTTCATCACGTTTTGAAATTAACATAGCAGCACAGTTTTCTGATCATAATCCTACTGTATGGCGAGTGTGTTGGAATATTATGGGAACTATTTTAGCAAGTTCAGGAGATGATGGTTGTGTTCGATTGtggaaagataattatattaataattggaaatgcGTTGCTGTTTTGAAAGGTGATGGCACCTCTGCTCAAAGTGCTGAAACTTCTATAGCAGCAACACCACCTAATCATTCAACAGGAATACAACAAACATCTTCTACAACAAGGTACTACAAATTGGGTTCCATCAGTCATCCAAACCAAGTGCCTTGGCATTag
- the LOC107996530 gene encoding nucleoporin SEH1 isoform X1 — MFEAHSINAEHKDLIHDIAYDFYGQRMATCSSDQFVKVWDEDEHGNWHLTASWKAHSGSVFKVTWAHPEFGQVLATCSFDRTAAVWEEIVGEGSGPGERGMRHWVRRTNLVDSRKTVTDVKFAPKTLGLLLATCSEDGVIRIYEAPDVMNLSQWTLQHDISCKLQCSCLSWNPSLSRLHPPMIAVGSDDPNPSSEGKVFIYEYSESSRRWTKTQTLSIVDPVHDIAFAPNLGRSFHTLAIASNDVQIITLKPTLDSAQSGSSRFEINIAAQFSDHNPTVWRVCWNIMGTILASSGDDGCVRLWKDNYINNWKCVAVLKGDGTSAQSAETSIAATPPNHSTGIQQTSSTTRAITIATVTAEKPTVTVMCSNKWQPPVIKGRFSKSVWLGNPSEPTPPPPPILECPRAKK, encoded by the exons atgttTGAAGCACATAGTATTAATGCTGAACATAAAGATTTGATTCATGATATTGCTTATGACTTTTATGGACAAAGAATGGCAACATGTTCTAGTGATCAATTTGTAAAA gTCTGGGATGAAGATGAACATGGAAATTGGCATTTAACTGCATCTTGGAAAGCACACAGTGGATCTGTATTTAAAGTAACATGGGCACATCCAGAATTTGGTCAAGTTTTAGCAACATGTTCTTTTGATAGGACAGCCGCTGTATGGGAAGAGAtag ttggAGAAGGATCAGGACCAGGAGAACGTGGTATGAGACATTGGGTTCGAAGAACAAATCTAGTAGATTCTAGAAAGACTGTTACAGATGTAAAATTTGCACCTAAAACTTTAGGACTTTTGTTAGCTACTTGTAGTGAAGATGGAGtaattagaatatatgaaGCTCCTGATGTTATGAATTTAAGTCAATGGACTCTACAACATGACATTAGTTGTAAACTTCAATGTAGCTGTTTATCATGGAATCCATCTCTTTCAAg attacaTCCTCCAATGATAGCAGTTGGAAGTGATGATCCAAATCCATCATCTGAaggaaaagtttttatatacgaatattctGAAAGTAGTAGAAGATGGACAAAAACACAAACATTATCCATTGTTGACCCTGTTCATGATATTGCATTTGCTCCAAATTTGGGTAGAAGCTTTCACACATTGGCTATTGCATCAAATGATGtacaaataattacattaaaaccTACAtt GGATAGTGCACAAAGTGGTTCATCACGTTTTGAAATTAACATAGCAGCACAGTTTTCTGATCATAATCCTACTGTATGGCGAGTGTGTTGGAATATTATGGGAACTATTTTAGCAAGTTCAGGAGATGATGGTTGTGTTCGATTGtggaaagataattatattaataattggaaatgcGTTGCTGTTTTGAAAGGTGATGGCACCTCTGCTCAAAGTGCTGAAACTTCTATAGCAGCAACACCACCTAATCATTCAACAGGAATACAACAAACATCTTCTACAACAAG AGCAATAACTATAGCAACTGTCACTGCAGAGAAGCCTACAGTTACAGTCATGTGCAGCAATAAATGGCAGCCACCTGTTATAAAGGGTCGTTTTAGTAAATCAGTGTGGTTGGGAAATCCTAGTGAACCAACTCCACCTCCACCTCCAATTTTAGAGTGTCCAAGGgctaaaaagtaa